The Corallococcus caeni region CCCACGGGCACCGTGTCCCACGAGTCCAGGATGGGGTTGCCGTTCGCGTCCAACAGGACGTTGCCGTCGTCGTCCTTCTTGTAGGTGGGAGCGAGCGGCGTCATGGGGGACAGCCGCTGGCCGTTGAAGCCGCGCATCGCGGTGGCGCCGCCGGAGAAGAAGCGGGTGACGATGGAGCTCTGGCCGCCGCCCGCCGGGTCCAGCGTGCCCATGCGCAGCTTCACCGCCATCGTCAGCTCCTTCTTCTCCCCGATGGAGTGGTAGTAGCGCAGGTCCGGCAGCAGCCGGACGTAGTCGTAGTTGCCGAAGAAGGGACCGCCGCCCTTCTGCACGGACAGGGCCGCGTAGTAGCCGTCGCGCGGCTCGGTGCGGTCGTCGCGCCGGTCCCACGCGAACGCGACCTCCAGGAAGCTCAGCGCCACGTCGCACTTTCCGGACGGGTCGTTGCAGCCCAGGATGATGGGCGGGACGGTTTCGTCCGCGGTCACCTGCCCCTTCAGCCGGTAGAGCTGCAGGTTGTACGAGGGGAACACGGAGAAGGACGGGTGGGGCGTCCAGATGACGCCCGTCTTGAGGTAGCCGCCGTAGAACGAGTACGCCTGCTGCAAGCCCTTCTCCGCGGTGACGGAGGCCTGCAGGGCCACGTCGCGGAAGAGGAAGCGCGGCTGCTCGAACTCCGTGGTGAGGGTGAAGACCGGGCCGGACTGCGAGCCCTCGTCGTTGCGGAGGCTCGCCAGCACGTTGGGGATGAACGCGTAGCCCAGGCGCCCGCGCAGCGTGAGCCTTCGCAGGCCGCCGCGGAAGTTGCGGTTGGTCCACTCGCCCAGGATGCGGCCTTCCTGCCGCGCGGCGTCGATGCCGATACCGCCGCCCAGCTTGATGGAGTGGAAGGGCGACTCGCGCACGTCCACCACCACCGGCACGGTGGCGTTCTGCCGGTCCGGCGCGCCCCGGTTCACCTTCACCGCGCCGAAGACGCCCATGCGGAAGACGCGCGCCTGGGCCTCCGCCAGCGCCGCTTCACTGAAGTACGCGCCCTTGGTCACGGCGCCCTGCGCCTGCTCGATGATGCGGCGGGGCGGCACCTGCGGGTTCGCGTCCGTGGCGATGAAGATGTTGCCGAAGCGGTAGCGCAGGCCCGGGGCGATCTGCAGGTCCACCACGGCCTTCTGCGTGGCCACGTCCACGCGCACCTCGCCGCCGACCTCGGCTTCCGCGTACCCCAGGTCCTTGAGCCGCTGGAGCACCAGCTCCTTGGTGGCGACCCACGTGTCCTCGCGGAACACGTCGCCGGCCTTCACCGGCAGCTCCTCCAGGATGCGCTCGCGCTCGCGCTGCGACGGCTGGCCCTCGCCCTGGCTCAGCGCCTCCAGGCCGTGCGTTTCGACGCGGTCGATGAGGGTGGGCGCGCCCTCGTTGACCACCACCTTGAGGCGCACGGCCTTGTCGCCGTCGGGGATGACCTCGTTGGACTCCACCTGCGCCTGGTAGAAGCCCTCCGCCTGGTAGAAGCGCTCGATGCGGCGCAGGTCCGCCTGCCACGCGTTGGTGTCGAAGTAGTGCGCCTTGCCGAAGGGCCAGAACGCGTACCAGGGGGTGGAGGACGTGAGGATGCGGTCCTTGATGTCCCCCTCGTCCACCTGCTTCGTCCCCTCGATGTCCAGGGACTTCACCTTCGGCCCGGTGGGCTGATTGGAGGTGGTGGCGCACGCCGTCAACAGCACGGCCAGCGCGAGGGGCACGGCGGAGCGGAATCGAAGGAGTCGGACGTCGGCCACGCCATGTTTCTTACCGGAAGGCCAGCCCCTGACGCGTTTCGCAATGTTTCTTTGTGGGGCGAATGTCGCATTCCACGACCTCGGGGGCGGGGGCAGTGTCCTCCATCCCCCGGGCCCCGCCGTGGCGCGTGCAACCGGGCCCGGGGTGCGTCAGATTCGGGCCCCTATGGTCCGGCGAATCGCGATGTTGCTGTCGGCCACGCTGGTGCTCGCCACCGGCTGCGGCGTGAGCGAAGACGAAGTGGTCCAACTCAAGGAAGGGGAGAACCTCTCCGACACGCCCTACTGCGGCTCGATCGGGTGCGCGGATCCGTTCCGCTTCTGCGCGGAGCTGTTCCTGGAGTTCGGCCGCTCGCCCCCCCTGTGCGTCGTGGAGAACATCTGCGACCGGCTGGAGTGCGTGAAGGCCGGCCGGCGCTGCGCCGTGTTCGACGGCTTCCCCGGCCAGGTGAAGTGCATCGAGGACAACGGCCAATAGCCGCGCCGTCACCCGTCCCGCGCCCGGGGCGGCCGCGTGTCCGGCGGCCCCGGGGGACGATTCACGTCAGCGGCGCGACGAGGCGGTGAGCCACGCCAGGCGCTCCGCGGCGTCCTTCGTCTGCGGCTCCGTGAGCAGCGCGTCCGTGTTCTGCGCGATGCGGTAGGCCCAGTTGGCGTCGCCCATGGTGCCGGGCAGGTTGATGCGGTCGCGCGTGCCCAGCACGTCCTGCCACGGCAGCACGCACAGGTCCGAGCCCGCGTTGAGCGCCGCGGCCAGCGTGGCGCGGTGGATGTCCGGGGTGAACTCGCGCGTCACCGCCACGCCCTGGAACTCCGGCCACGTGCGCGCGGCGCTCTGGCGCTCGTCCTCGCGCGCCTGCTCCCACCACTCCGCCTGCGGCTCCGTGTCGTGCGTGCCGGTGGTGACCAGCGACACGGCGGGGAACCGGTGCGGGTCGCGGTAGGTGTTGTCGTCGCGCTCCCAGCGCAGCACGCGGTAGCCGGGCAGCTTCAGGTCCGCCAGGATCTGCCGCACGAACGGGGGAATCACGCCCAGGTCCTCGGCGACGATGCCCGCGCCCTCCGACAGGAGGCGGAAGTGCTTCTCGCCCTGGCGGCGCCAGGTGGCCTCGTCCGCGGGGACGAAGTAGCCGGTGGGGTTCTTCTCGTCGCGGATCCACTGGCGGAAGTAACCCACCGCGTGGTCCACGCGGCGCAGGTCGTAGTAGCTGGCCGCCTTGGCCGCGCGCTTCTTCAGCCACGCGTAGTCGTCCTTCTCCATCGCGGCGAAGTCGAAGTAGGGCAGGCCCCAGTCCTGGCCCGTGGCGGAGAAGTCGTCCGGCGGCACGCCCAGGCGCGCGTCGCGGCGCAGGATGTCCGGGTGGGCCCAGCAGTCGGAGCTGTCCTGCCCGATGATGAAGGGCTCGTCCCCGCACAGCAGCACGTCCTTCGCCTTCGCCTGCGCGCGGACCTGGTTCCACTGGACTTCGGCCAGCCACTGGAGCCACGCGTGGTAGCGCACGCGGCGCTCCAGCCCCTGTGCCTGGACGGCGCGCAGCGCCTCCGGCTGGCGCGTACGCAGCCCTTCGGGCCACTGCCACCAGGGACGGCGGTCCTCCTTCTCGCTGATGGCGGTGAAGAGGGCGTAGCTCTCCAGCCACTCGCCCTGCGCCTCGCGCCACTTCTGGAACTCCTGGGAGCGCGGCGTGCGCGGGGTCCACTCGTGCTGCTCGAAGTGGTCGAAGGCGCGCGCGAACGCGGCGTCCTTGAGCGGGAACACCAGGTCGTAGCGCACGCGCGGCGCGCCCCGGGCCTCCGCCAACTGCTGCTTCTGCGTGTCGCTGAGCGCGCCCTCGCCGCCGGTGGCCTGGAACTCCGGCACCTGGTTCAGGTCGATGAAGAGCGGGTTGAGGCCGAACGCGGACCGGGTGGCGTAGGGGCTGGGGTCTCCGGGCGCGGTGGGGAGCAGGGGCAGCACCATCAGCAGGCGCTGACGCGCGGCCTTCATCCAGGAGAACAGGCCATCCATGGCGCCGAAGTCGCCAATGCCGAAGTCTGTCCGCGAGCGAAGGGAGAACAGGGGAAGCAGGAGACCGGAGAGCCGGCCAGGAGTGGACATGCGGCGCAATCTGCCCCAGCCCCGCCCCGGTGTGAACTGCCGTCGCGACGCAGTGCACACACGCCTGCCTGTCAGCCGGCGGAGAACGGTGGTTTTGGACTCCGGGCCGATGCGAGCGCTCAATGGTTGACGGAGTGCTCCATGAGGACGGAGGGACATCGCTTCGTGGACCGGCTCCCTGTCCCCCGGCGGCCGGTCCACTGAAGGTGGAGGTTCGGCGGGTGGAATGACGAGGTGTGTCATCGTCGTGGAGGACGAGCGAAGGGCAGGGGGTTGGCGGCGAGGAATCGCCCGTGGAGGGCCGTGAATGGGCGTCCCCTGACCCGACATCAGGCTTCCTCGTCGGGGAGGAGTGTCCGAAGAAGCTCGTCGTTGGGGCCAAGCGGGCGCCAGCCGGGCTGAGGAGGGTTCGCGCACGAGCACGTCGCGCACGAAACGTGTGACCTGCTTGCGCTGCTCTGCCTCGGCATGCAATCCGCCCAACACCTGCACCCCCGCGATGTCGTCCTTGCCAGGTTCCTCGGCGAGTTGGTTCAGTGGAACGGCTGGGTGCGCTTCGGCAAAAACAGTGAGCGAATCGTAACCGCGCTCGCGGACGCGCTCATACAGGCGGGCCTTCCAGTTGCCCTGCCAGGAACGTCCGTCGGTCATCGCGGTCCCCCTTGAACGAACCTCATTGGGATGTCGTAGCGCCTGGCGCTCTCAAGCGGTCGTCGCAACAGCTGACGCGAATACTTCGGCAGGCGGTGGCCTGAAACCCGGCCACCGCCCTCGGGTCGCCCGCGGCCCCCATGACCGAAGCGCGCGAGGAGCACACCGCCGATGTCGTAGACCTGTGACTGCGGAGCGCTGAGCGGAATGGCCACGCCCGGCTCCAGCTTGAAACTCAGGTCCGTGGCAGCAGCGGAAATCGGAAGAACCCACAGGCCCAGGGACACATGTCGAGAAAACCGACGTGTGCGGCTCGTCACGGAGCGCACGGTGCCTCAAAGGACCCAATGACGGTAAAACCGTCAGATAACGCTGAAAGTTCCTTCTTTTCAAAACGTCGGAGGAGGCGCATCTCTGGACGATGAGAACGAAGTCCAAAGTGAAGCAGCTCCAGAACGTCGCGGCCCTCCTCCTGCTCGTGCTCGTCTCCGCCTGTGGAGACTCGGAGGCGCAGGACCCGGAGGACGCGGGTAGCAGGGCGGACGGTGGCAACACGGCGGACGGTGGCAACACGGCGGACGCGGGGACCGCGACGGCGCCGACCCTCCTCTCCAACACCCCCCTGGCGGCGGCCACCGGCGTCCCCTTCAATGACAGCATCAGCGCCACCTTTAGCGAGGCGATGGACCGCGCCACGCTCACCCCGAGCACCTTCACCCTGACGGCCGGAGCCTCGGCGGAGCCGGTCCCGGGCACGGTGCACTACGCCAACAGGAAGGCGGAGTTCCTGCCCGCTGCCCACCTCGCGAGCAACACCCTGTTCACCGCGACTCTCACCACCGGCGCCCGGAGCGCCGCTGGCGTCGCGCTCGCGGCGCCGCACACCTGGAGCTTCACCACCGGCAGCACCCGGGTGCCAGGCGTCCCCGTGAATCTTGGGACCGCGGGTGACTACGTCATCCTCGCCAAGAGCGGCATCTCCACGGTGCCGACCTCGGCCGTCACGGGCAACATGGCGGTCAGCCCCGCTGCCGCGAGCTACATCACCGGCTTCTCGCTGACCGCGGATGCCACCAACGCCTTCGCGACCTCGCCCCAGGTGACGGGGAAGGTGTACGCGGCCGACTACGCGTCGCCCACCCCGTCCAACCTGACCACGGCGGTCGGCGACATGGAGCTGGCCTTCACGAATGCCGCGGGGCGCGCCGCCGACTTCACCGAGCTGGGCACGGGCAACATCGGCGGGATGACGCTCACCCCGGGTGTCTACAGGTGGGGCACCGCGGTCCTCATCCCGACGGACATGACGCTCACCGGCAGCGCGACGGATGTGTGGATCTTCCAGATTGCCCAGGACCTGACCCTGAGCAGCGGCACCGACATCGTCCTGGCGGGTGGCGCGCTGCCCAAGAATGTCTTCTGGCAGGTCAGCGGGCTGGTGGACCTCGGCACCACGGCGCACCTGGAGGGCATCGTCCTGAGCCAGACGGCCATCACGCTGCGGACCGGCGCTTCCGTCAACGGCCGGCTGCTGGCCCAGACGGAGGTCACCCTCGACGGCAGCACCGTCGTCCAGCCCGCCCCGTAGCCGGGCACCGGAGCCGTCCACGGCGGTAGAACCGCCAGCAGCTCCCGGAGTCCCCGCGCCTTGGCGGGGACTTCGTCATTTCCGGGCGAAGATTTCCTGCCGCGCGGCCTCGAAGATGGCGACCACCGAGGGGTGCCGCACCTTCCGCTCGGAGGAGATGGCATAGAACTGCTGGCGGACCGCTTCCGCCCGTCCCACCACGCGCACCCCGTAGTCCTGCATGACCTCGGCTTCAATCACCGTCGGGGCCGCGAAGACACCCATTCCCTGTCTTCCGAAGTCCTTCGCCAGGGCGCCGTTGTCGAACTCGGCGACCACCTTCGGCCTCAGGCCCTGCGACTCGAACCAATGGTCCAGGGTGCGCCGCACCGCTGAGGGCGCGCCCGGGAGCAGCAACGGCGCCTCATGCAGGGAGCGCGGGAAGCCGCGGCGCGTCGCGGTGGCGAGCTTCGGGGCCGCGAAGAAGGTCGTGCCGCACTCGCCGAGCAGGTGGTTGAACACCCGGACGGAGCTGGGCCCCGCGGGCCCGTCGGCGATGACCACGTCGACCGTGTGGACCGCCATCTCGGCGATGAACTCCACCACGGACTTGTCGCCGCGGCAGACCAACCGGACGGGCTGGTCGGAGCGCAGGGCGGGCTCGAGGAACCGCCGCACGAGGGACGGAGGGAGCACATCCGCGACCCCCACCACCAGTCGCAGCGGCCGCGCTCCGGACGCCCGTCC contains the following coding sequences:
- a CDS encoding autotransporter assembly complex protein TamA translates to MADVRLLRFRSAVPLALAVLLTACATTSNQPTGPKVKSLDIEGTKQVDEGDIKDRILTSSTPWYAFWPFGKAHYFDTNAWQADLRRIERFYQAEGFYQAQVESNEVIPDGDKAVRLKVVVNEGAPTLIDRVETHGLEALSQGEGQPSQRERERILEELPVKAGDVFREDTWVATKELVLQRLKDLGYAEAEVGGEVRVDVATQKAVVDLQIAPGLRYRFGNIFIATDANPQVPPRRIIEQAQGAVTKGAYFSEAALAEAQARVFRMGVFGAVKVNRGAPDRQNATVPVVVDVRESPFHSIKLGGGIGIDAARQEGRILGEWTNRNFRGGLRRLTLRGRLGYAFIPNVLASLRNDEGSQSGPVFTLTTEFEQPRFLFRDVALQASVTAEKGLQQAYSFYGGYLKTGVIWTPHPSFSVFPSYNLQLYRLKGQVTADETVPPIILGCNDPSGKCDVALSFLEVAFAWDRRDDRTEPRDGYYAALSVQKGGGPFFGNYDYVRLLPDLRYYHSIGEKKELTMAVKLRMGTLDPAGGGQSSIVTRFFSGGATAMRGFNGQRLSPMTPLAPTYKKDDDGNVLLDANGNPILDSWDTVPVGGNSLFETSVELRYMLTDALMVAVFYDSGLVGTEALFGKNAPKLFGPEHYHAVGAGLRYLTVVGPIRLDIARRLNIGRGLPVSDPGYIYPSSGGCLGFGRKFDKASTSADAAYAGAPEGLCAVHISIGEAF
- a CDS encoding 4-alpha-glucanotransferase, coding for MSTPGRLSGLLLPLFSLRSRTDFGIGDFGAMDGLFSWMKAARQRLLMVLPLLPTAPGDPSPYATRSAFGLNPLFIDLNQVPEFQATGGEGALSDTQKQQLAEARGAPRVRYDLVFPLKDAAFARAFDHFEQHEWTPRTPRSQEFQKWREAQGEWLESYALFTAISEKEDRRPWWQWPEGLRTRQPEALRAVQAQGLERRVRYHAWLQWLAEVQWNQVRAQAKAKDVLLCGDEPFIIGQDSSDCWAHPDILRRDARLGVPPDDFSATGQDWGLPYFDFAAMEKDDYAWLKKRAAKAASYYDLRRVDHAVGYFRQWIRDEKNPTGYFVPADEATWRRQGEKHFRLLSEGAGIVAEDLGVIPPFVRQILADLKLPGYRVLRWERDDNTYRDPHRFPAVSLVTTGTHDTEPQAEWWEQAREDERQSAARTWPEFQGVAVTREFTPDIHRATLAAALNAGSDLCVLPWQDVLGTRDRINLPGTMGDANWAYRIAQNTDALLTEPQTKDAAERLAWLTASSRR
- a CDS encoding ice-binding family protein → MRTKSKVKQLQNVAALLLLVLVSACGDSEAQDPEDAGSRADGGNTADGGNTADAGTATAPTLLSNTPLAAATGVPFNDSISATFSEAMDRATLTPSTFTLTAGASAEPVPGTVHYANRKAEFLPAAHLASNTLFTATLTTGARSAAGVALAAPHTWSFTTGSTRVPGVPVNLGTAGDYVILAKSGISTVPTSAVTGNMAVSPAAASYITGFSLTADATNAFATSPQVTGKVYAADYASPTPSNLTTAVGDMELAFTNAAGRAADFTELGTGNIGGMTLTPGVYRWGTAVLIPTDMTLTGSATDVWIFQIAQDLTLSSGTDIVLAGGALPKNVFWQVSGLVDLGTTAHLEGIVLSQTAITLRTGASVNGRLLAQTEVTLDGSTVVQPAP
- the nhaR gene encoding transcriptional activator NhaR; translation: MASLNYHHLYYFWVVAKEGSIVAASKKLRLAHPTISGQIHRLEEVLGEKLFAHSGRNLVLTEAGRVALLYAEAIFTLGGEFLDTLKGRASGARPLRLVVGVADVLPPSLVRRFLEPALRSDQPVRLVCRGDKSVVEFIAEMAVHTVDVVIADGPAGPSSVRVFNHLLGECGTTFFAAPKLATATRRGFPRSLHEAPLLLPGAPSAVRRTLDHWFESQGLRPKVVAEFDNGALAKDFGRQGMGVFAAPTVIEAEVMQDYGVRVVGRAEAVRQQFYAISSERKVRHPSVVAIFEAARQEIFARK